One region of Armatimonadota bacterium genomic DNA includes:
- the phrB1 gene encoding deoxyribodipyrimidine photo-lyase, with the protein MERQSVTIFWFRRDLRLEDNRGLQAALQSPYPVVPVFIFDRTILDRLSDRYDRRVSLIHAWVGELAEQIARCGSSFLVEHGTPEEVFTRLVERFDVRAVYTNRDYEPSAIARDAAIETLLRQRGIPLVTFKDQCIFEASEIHKPDGTPYTVYTPYSKAWRARLAPSDYAECRTDHLLDRLWKAEPVPIPSLEAIGFHPVPVAIPQLDTSEELLARYAAMRDYPADDATSHASIYLRFGKVSVRALVRRALECGADAWLRELIWREFFMMVLAEFPHVVTRSFHPEYDTIAWRNDEEDFRRWCEGRTGFPLVDAGMRQLNQTGTMHNRVRMVVASFLTKDLLIDWRWGEAYFAEKLLDYELSSNNGNWQWAAGTGCDAAPYFRVFNPLLQQAKFDPTGQYVQRWIPELGTPEYPSPMIDHATAKERAIAAYRAALEAMGKVLTRR; encoded by the coding sequence ATGGAACGCCAGTCAGTGACGATCTTTTGGTTTCGGCGCGACCTTCGATTGGAAGACAACCGCGGCTTGCAGGCGGCGCTCCAGAGCCCGTATCCTGTCGTGCCTGTGTTCATTTTCGATCGAACAATCCTCGATCGGCTCAGTGATCGCTACGATCGGCGGGTCTCGCTCATTCACGCTTGGGTCGGTGAGTTAGCCGAGCAGATTGCAAGGTGCGGAAGTTCTTTCCTTGTCGAACATGGCACTCCAGAGGAAGTTTTTACACGACTTGTCGAGCGATTCGATGTGCGAGCAGTCTATACCAACCGCGACTACGAACCTTCGGCAATTGCACGCGATGCTGCAATCGAAACGCTCCTGCGCCAGAGAGGCATCCCGCTTGTGACGTTCAAAGATCAGTGCATCTTCGAAGCAAGTGAGATTCATAAACCAGATGGCACGCCGTACACCGTGTACACGCCGTACAGCAAAGCATGGCGCGCGCGCCTTGCGCCGAGTGATTATGCCGAGTGCCGAACTGACCACTTGCTCGACCGTCTCTGGAAGGCAGAGCCTGTGCCAATTCCATCGCTGGAGGCGATCGGATTCCATCCAGTACCGGTAGCCATTCCACAACTCGATACAAGCGAAGAACTCCTGGCTCGGTATGCTGCCATGCGCGACTATCCAGCCGACGATGCAACATCACATGCGAGCATCTACCTGCGTTTCGGCAAGGTCAGCGTGCGTGCGTTAGTTCGCCGTGCGCTCGAGTGTGGAGCTGATGCCTGGCTGCGCGAATTGATCTGGCGAGAATTTTTCATGATGGTTTTGGCGGAATTTCCCCATGTCGTCACACGCTCATTTCATCCGGAGTACGACACCATCGCCTGGCGCAATGACGAGGAAGATTTTCGCCGATGGTGCGAAGGAAGGACCGGCTTCCCGCTCGTTGATGCCGGAATGCGCCAGCTGAACCAAACCGGAACGATGCACAACCGTGTGCGAATGGTCGTTGCGTCATTCCTGACAAAAGACCTGCTGATTGACTGGCGCTGGGGGGAAGCATACTTTGCCGAAAAGCTACTCGACTATGAGCTTTCGAGTAACAATGGCAACTGGCAGTGGGCTGCAGGGACTGGCTGCGACGCTGCGCCGTACTTCCGCGTGTTCAACCCCCTGCTCCAGCAAGCAAAGTTCGATCCAACCGGCCAGTACGTGCAACGCTGGATTCCAGAACTGGGAACGCCGGAGTATCCATCACCGATGATTGACCACGCAACAGCCAAAGAACGCGCTATCGCTGCCTATCGAGCAGCGCTCGAAGCAATGGGCAAGGTACTTACGCGCCGTTGA